The DNA region CGATCCCTGCTTGAGCGCGTTCCCGGCGGCTTCAGGACATATTGACTGATTTATGTTGAATTATCGGACTGCTTTTGGAGCCAGACCAATCACTAAATCACAAATCACTCAATCGCGAAATGAAGGTATGCACGCGCCCGTGCCAACTTCCCGTTTTTCCACCGTAAATAACCGATAATCACCCTTGTCTTTTCCCCCGCTTCGCCTATATTTCTTCTTAGCACCGAACGGACCCCCAAATTGGCCACCACCGATTACGCTCTCGAACGCGGGCTTCCCGCCAATATTGACGCCGAGCGCTCCATCCTGGGCGCCATCCTGCTCGACAACTTTACCTACACGCAGGCCTCGTCCGAGAACCTCCAGGCTGACGATTTCTCGCTCGACTCGCACCGCCGCATTTACGGGCGCATCACCGAGCTGGCCGATTCCGGGCGCCCGGTGGACCTGGTCACGCTCGCCGAAGAGTTGTCACGGCGCAAGGAAGTCGAAGCGATCGGCGGCGTCGCTTACCTGTCGTCGCTCACCGACGGCCTGCCGCACCGCCCCAACATCGAGCAGTACGTGCGCATCGTCAAGGACAAGGCGCTGCTGCGCGGCCTCATTTTCGCTTCCAACGCCGCCGTCGCCCGCGCCATGGACGAGGCCGAGCCCGCGCAGGATGTCCTGACCTCCGCCGAAGCTGCCATTTACGAGCTTTCCGACAAGCGCTTTACCTCCGGCTTCCGCGACGTGAAGCAAATCGTGAAGGAGTCGTTCGGCTCGATTGACGCGCTCTACGAACGCGGGCAGCGCGTCACCGGCCTGGAAACTCACTTCGTGGATCTCGACAACCTGACCAGCGGATTGCAGCGCTCCGACCTGATCATCATCGCCGCCCGTCCTTCCATGGGCAAAACCGCCTTGGCGCTCAACATCGCGGAGAACGCGGCGGTGAAGGACAACAAGGTGGTCGGCATGTTCTCGCTGGAGATGTCGCGCGAGGCGCTGCTGCTGCGCCTGCTCTGCTCCAACGCCATCGTGGACTCGCACAAGCTGCGCACCGGCTTTCTGGGCCGCGACGATTATCAGAAGCTGGTGGCAGCGCTGGGCCGCCTTGCCGATGCCCCCGTCTTCATTGACGACACGCCCGGCATCACCATCAGCGAAATGCGCGCCAAGGCCCGCCGCCTGCAGCACCAGATGGGAGGACGCCTCGACCTGCTCATCGTGGACTACCTGCAGCTCATGTCCGGAAGCGCTGCCGGTGTTAAGGCGCGTTTCGAGAACCGCACCCAGGAAGTTTCCGCCATCTCGCGCGGCCTGAAGCTGCTGGCCAAGGAACTGCGCGTGCCGGTGATCGGGCTCTCGCAGTTGAGCCGCGCTCCGGAAAGCCGCGGCGGCGATCATCGCCCGCAGTTGTCCGACCTGCGTGAATCCGGCTCCATCGAGCAAGATGCCGACCTGGTCGGTTTCATTTTCCGCGAAGAGGTCTACAACCCCACGCCGGAAAACGAGGGCTTCGCCGAGTTGATCATCGCCAAGCAGCGCAACGGCCCCACCGGCAAGGTGGATCTCGCTTTCCTGAAGCGGAGCACGCGGTTTGAATCCAGGGCCGGAGAGTCGGAATAGCTCTCAGCTATCAGCTATCAGCTATCAACTCTCGCTGCGACGTACCGATAACCGATCACCGAAAACCGACAACCCTCGTTGTTATACTGACCGTTTATGCTGCGAGTCCGCTTCGCGCCGTCACCCACGGGATTTCTGCACGTCGGCAGCGCGCGCACCTTCATCTTGAATTGGCTCTACGCCCGCCACAATGGCGGCGCCATGATCCTGCGCGTGGACGACACCGACGTGGAGCGCAACACCGAAGCCTCGCTCACCTCGATTTTCGAGGGCCTGCGCTGGCTCGATCTCCCCTGGGACGAGCAATACCGCCAGTCGGAGCGGCTGGCACTGCACAAGCAGATGGCGGAAGCAATCTTCGCCAAGGGCATGGCGTATCGCGATTTCACCCCGGCGCATGAAGGCGACAGCCCGAGGCCGGTCGCGCAGGGCGCGTGGCTGTTCAATCCCGGTGCACGCGAAATATCGCGCGAGGAAAGCGACCGCCGCGCCGCCGCCGGTGAGCCGTTCGCGCTGCGTTTCCGCGTGCCGCGCGAGCCGGAGCGGATCATCCGTTTCGACGACGCCGTCTATGGCGAACAGGCCAAGTCCACCGCCGACATCGAAGACTTCGCGCTGCTGCGCTCCGACGGCATGCCGACCTATCACATGGCTTCCTGCGCCGACGATGCCGACCTGCGCATCAGCCACATCATTCGCGGCCAGGACCACCTCACCAACACCTTCAAGCACGTGCTGATTTTCGAAGCCGCCGGCGCCGCACCGCCGCAGTTCGCGCACCTGCCGCTGCTGGTGGCGCCCGATGGCACGAAGCTCTCCAAGCGCAAGCACGGGCCGGTGGTGAGCGTCACCACCTATCGCGACGCGGGATTTTTGCCCGAGGCGTTCGTCAATTTCCTGTGCCTGCTGGGCTGGTCGCCAAAGCAAGACCGCGAGTTCCTGACGCGGCAGGAGTTGATTGACCTGTTTTCGCTGGAGGGCATCAATCGCGCCAACGCGGTGGTCAATTTTAAGGAGCCCGCCGCCACGCCGGAGGAAATGTTCGACCCCAAGGCGATCTGGCTGAACGCCGAACACATCCGGGCGCTGCCGGTGGAGCAATTGAGCGAGCGCTTGCTGCCGGTGGTGCGCGAAGCCGGCTTTGATGTTTCGCCGGAGCAGATGGCGCGCATCACGCCGCTGGTGCGCGAGCGTATCAAGCTGCTGAAGGACGTGCTCACCGTCGCCGATTTTTTCTTCGTGGACCAACTGCCGCCTTACGACCCAGCAGAACTGGTCCCGCAGAAGGGCGATGCGGCGATGGCGCTGAAGGCCCTGAAGAAAGGGCGCGAGGTGCTGGCCGCGACCGAATTCACCCACGACGCGCTGGATGCGGCCTTACGCGCCGCCGCGCAGGAAATGAAACTGAAAGCGGGCCAGATGTTCCAGCCGATCCGCGTTGCCGTCTGCGGCCGCAAGAACGCCCCACCGCTGTTTGAGACGCTGGAAGTGCTGGGGAAAGAGAAAACGCTGGCGCGGATCGAGCAAGCTATCCATAAGCTGGGTGGCTAGTGCGCAGCGGCCCGGCCCCAGCGCCTAGAATCAGGACCCGTCCGGTACGGACTGATGGGACTAACCTGGCACTTCAAGCCACCTGGTGGGCGCCCCCCGCTCGACCATATCACCCGTCGTAAATCCCGAAACGAAACCCGTCCGGTACGGACGAATGAAAGTAGCCCGCCACTTCAGTGGCGGGTAAGCGTACGATATCCGGCTCAGTCCCGTTGGGACGGCTGATACATTTCGGAGTCGCGGATGGCGCACACGTACGTCTCCAGCCTTGTACATTATGTCTTTTCAACCAAGGATCGCCGCAAATGCGTTGGCGAGGAATTGCGGCCCAAACTCTGGGCCTACCTCGGCGGCATTGCCCGCGAAAATCAGATGAAGGCGCTCGCGGTCGGCGGCACGGACGATCACGTCCACCTGTTGCTCTCGCTGCCAGCCACGATTGCCATCGCCAAGGCCGTGCAGTTGCTAAAAGGCGGCTCATCGAAATGGATCAATGAGCATCCCGGGCCCGAGTTCCACTGGCAGGACGGATACGGCGCGTTCACGGTAAGCGTTTCCAACCTGGACAGAACTCTCGACTACGTCCGGAAACAGCCCGAACACCATCAAAAGCGCAGTTTCGAAGAGGAGTTCCAGGCATTGTTGAGAAAGCACCGCATTGACTATGACCCGCGATACATTTGGGGATAATCTCAGCCGTCCCTACGGGACTTGGGTCTGTTGCGGAACCGTTCCCGGCGTTG from Terriglobia bacterium includes:
- the dnaB gene encoding replicative DNA helicase, which produces MATTDYALERGLPANIDAERSILGAILLDNFTYTQASSENLQADDFSLDSHRRIYGRITELADSGRPVDLVTLAEELSRRKEVEAIGGVAYLSSLTDGLPHRPNIEQYVRIVKDKALLRGLIFASNAAVARAMDEAEPAQDVLTSAEAAIYELSDKRFTSGFRDVKQIVKESFGSIDALYERGQRVTGLETHFVDLDNLTSGLQRSDLIIIAARPSMGKTALALNIAENAAVKDNKVVGMFSLEMSREALLLRLLCSNAIVDSHKLRTGFLGRDDYQKLVAALGRLADAPVFIDDTPGITISEMRAKARRLQHQMGGRLDLLIVDYLQLMSGSAAGVKARFENRTQEVSAISRGLKLLAKELRVPVIGLSQLSRAPESRGGDHRPQLSDLRESGSIEQDADLVGFIFREEVYNPTPENEGFAELIIAKQRNGPTGKVDLAFLKRSTRFESRAGESE
- the gltX gene encoding glutamate--tRNA ligase, which produces MLRVRFAPSPTGFLHVGSARTFILNWLYARHNGGAMILRVDDTDVERNTEASLTSIFEGLRWLDLPWDEQYRQSERLALHKQMAEAIFAKGMAYRDFTPAHEGDSPRPVAQGAWLFNPGAREISREESDRRAAAGEPFALRFRVPREPERIIRFDDAVYGEQAKSTADIEDFALLRSDGMPTYHMASCADDADLRISHIIRGQDHLTNTFKHVLIFEAAGAAPPQFAHLPLLVAPDGTKLSKRKHGPVVSVTTYRDAGFLPEAFVNFLCLLGWSPKQDREFLTRQELIDLFSLEGINRANAVVNFKEPAATPEEMFDPKAIWLNAEHIRALPVEQLSERLLPVVREAGFDVSPEQMARITPLVRERIKLLKDVLTVADFFFVDQLPPYDPAELVPQKGDAAMALKALKKGREVLAATEFTHDALDAALRAAAQEMKLKAGQMFQPIRVAVCGRKNAPPLFETLEVLGKEKTLARIEQAIHKLGG
- the tnpA gene encoding IS200/IS605 family transposase, with translation MAHTYVSSLVHYVFSTKDRRKCVGEELRPKLWAYLGGIARENQMKALAVGGTDDHVHLLLSLPATIAIAKAVQLLKGGSSKWINEHPGPEFHWQDGYGAFTVSVSNLDRTLDYVRKQPEHHQKRSFEEEFQALLRKHRIDYDPRYIWG